CGAGCGTGTACTCCCGGCCGTCGTCGGCCAGGACGTTGGCGACGATGACACCTTTCAAGGCTGCGTCGGTGCCGTCGACGTCGAACGTCGGGTCGGCCTCGGCGACGCCCAGGTCCTGGGCCTCCGCGAGAACGTGTTCGTATCCCAGCCCTTCTGCGGCCATCCGCGAGAGGATGAAGTTCGCCGTCCCGTTGAGGACTCCCCGGACCGCGGTGATGTGTTCCGGATCGAAGTCGTCGATCGTCGAGAGGACCGGCATCGCACCGCCGACGGTCGCCTCGAACAGGACCGTCCCCTCGCTTTCCGCTTCGAGTTCCCGGACATCCGCGTACCGTTCGGCGACCGGTCCCTTGTTCGCGAGGACCACGTGTCGGTCCCGTTGAAGCGCGGTCTTGAGGTGGCCGAAACCGGGTTCGGCATCACCAAGCGTCGTCGGCGTCGCCTCGACGAGGACGTCGTATGGCGCCTGGAGGGCGTCTTCGGGTGCTTCGTCACCGACGATGCCGTCCGTTGCTTTCCGGTCCAGAACGGCCGCCGTATCGAGACCGTCCGGATCGATCGCGGCGCTCCGTGAGTCCGAGAACGCAGTGACGGTGTGGCCGTAGTCGGCCGCGAGTTCGACGACCGACCCGCCGACCGCGCCGGCACCCATTACTGCCAGCCTCATAGTTCACCCCCGGCGGCCAGTGGTTCGATGACACGTAGCTCCTTTTCGGCCGCGATATCTCTGATCGTTTCCATCACTGACTCGGTCGCGTTCTGTTCGGTCGCCAATCTGATCCGTGCGCTGGAGGTGGCGTCCTCGGTCCCTTCGGGCGCCGACAACGAGAGGTCCGTCACCGTCGCGTCTGTATGCTCCTGGATGCGCGAGAGCGTATCCGAGAGGTCCGTGTTGATGAGATGCCCCGTGAGGACGACCGTCAGTGTCTCGCTGTAACGCTCGGCGCCAGCCTGGATGACGTTGATGCCCGCGTCGCGCAACGCGTCGACGATACCGTCGAACCGTTCGGGGGTCGCCTCCATGTCGACCTCCACGGGGATGTGCCCGCGGGGCGTGACATTGCCCCGTTCGTGGAAGATAGAGAGGAGGTTACCGCCGTTGTCGGCGATGGGCCCGAGCGCCCGCAACAGTTCACCCGGCTCGTCGACCAGTTCGAGCCGAACTGTGTAGGACCGAACCTCGTCGGTCGAGTCGCTCATCGCCCGCTCACCTCCTGTGGAGTATCTCCGCTCATTGTCGGTGACTCAGAGGGGGTAGCTATAAGAATCCCAGCGTTTCGTGCGAGCGGATAGACTGCACTGACGACCGGAGCGTACTGGCGGTCACCCATCACGTCGGGACCTTCGAGGGACTGATCGACCGACTCACCGTCTTCGACCGGGGCGAGAGCCGCTACGACGGCCCCGTCGACACCGAGATCGGCGCCCGCGAACAGTACCTCTCGATCGTCGGTTAGGGGAGAAACTCCTCGTAGATGTCGTCGATCCACTCGTTGAACTGCTCGCCCCGCGGGGACCCCCACGGGTTCCGCGAGAAGTAGTAGATCGCCGCAAACAGCGTCGAGAGCCACAGCGCGATCGCCGGGCCGAGGATGGACTGCCAGATAAACGTCGACGTGCCGGCGATCAGCGCCGCGATCAGGAGGTCCACCAGTTGGTAGAGTCGGCTCATACCGATCGTTGGCCCGAGAGGAGCCTAAACGTATGGGAAGAGAGAGGCGAGGTGTAGCGGTCTGTCGAGTGTGCCGAACTCACCCCGACGGTGCGGGCCAGTGTTTCCGAGTGAGTCGTCGGACTGCGGAGGGACAAGCGTACCGCGCGAACATCGTGAGCACGGTCTCACGGGACCGAACGAATCGAGGTCCCGCCTTTTTCCCAGCTTTTTGCAGCGGGGGTTCCCGCAGCGAGCGGAGCGAGCGCGGAAACTCCCGTTCCAGAAAGTGGAGTCTTAGAAGTAGTCGATCGCTTCCGGCAGCTCGGTCTTCATCCCCTTTCGCGTGCGGATCTCGGTGATCTTGTCGGGCTGGAGGTTGTCGGCCATGACCTGGAAGCCGGCGTTCTCGGTGTTCCAGGAGGCACGGCCCTCGGTGGCCGAGCGGATGTCACTGGAGAAGCCGATCATCTCGTCGACGGGCGCGACGCCCTCGACGACCATCAGGTCGCCTTCCTGGTACATGTCGTCGACGCGGCCACGACGGCCCTGGATCTCGCCGCTCGCGGCGCCCATGTGATCGTTGGGTACGTCGATACGGACCTGCTGGATCGGCTCCAGCAGTTTGATGTCGGCGTCGATCAGTGCGTTGTGGACGGCCTCCCGGACTGCCGGGATGACCTGTGCCGGACCGCGGTGGATGGCGTCCTCGTGGAGCCGCGCGTCGTGGAGCCGGATGAGCGAGCCCTGGACCGGCTCCGCAGCGAGGGGACCGTCGTCGAGGGCCTCTTCGAGCCCTTCGATGACCAGTTCCATCGTCTCGTTGAGGTGCTGGATCCCCTTCGTGTCGTCGATGAGGACGTTCGTCCCGTGGATGTGTTCGACGTTCTGGGAGGTGTCCTTGTCCATGCCGGCGTCCTGGAGAGCCTCACGGCGCTCCAGTTCGGGCATGTCCATCGAGGCTTCGCCGAGCTTGATCGTCTCGACGATGTCCTCGTTGAGCGGCTCGATGGTGATGTAGAACCGGTTGTGGTTGTTCGGCGAGCGGCCCTCGACCTCGCGGGAGCTGGACTGGGGGGCCTCGCGATAGACGACGATCGGCTCCCCGGTGTTGATCGGGATGCCCTGGTTGCGCTCGATGCGCTGTCCGATGACCTCCAGGTGGAGCTCACCCTGGCCGGAGATGAGGTGTTCGCCGGTGTCCTCGTTGATCTCGACCTGGATCGTCGGGTCTTCCTTGGCGACCTGCTGGAGCGTCTCGATGAGCTTCGGCAGGTCGTCCATGTTCTGTGCCTCGACGGACTTCGTGATGACCGGCTCCGAGATGTGTTCGATAGACTCGAAGGGAGTCATCTCGATGCTCGAAACGGTCGAGCCGGCGATAGCGTCTTTGAGGCCGGTGACGGCGGCGATGTTGCCGGCGGGGACGTGTTCGACCTCCTCGCGCTCGCCACCCATGTAGATCCCGACGCTCTGGATGCGGTTCTTGCCGGCGGTCCCGGAGACGTACAGCTCCTGGCCCTTCTCCAGGGTTCCGGAGAAGACACGGCCGGCAGCGATCTCGCCGGCGTGGGGGTCGACACCGATGTCGGTGACCATCAGGACGACTTCGCCGTCCTCGTTGACGAGCCGCATGTCGTCGGCGAGTTCCGAGTCCGCGTCCCCACGCCAGATACGCGGGACACGACGGGGCTGGGCGTCGACGGGGTTCGGGAAGTGCTCACAGACCATGTCGAGCACGACGTCGGACAGCGGCGTGCGCTCGTGGAGTTCCTGGCGCTTGTCGGCGCGTTCGAGCTCCATGATCTCGCCGAAGTCCATCCCGGTGCGTTGCATCGAGGGCATCGAGACGCCCCACTTGTACAGCGCCGACCCGAAGCCGACGGTCCCCTCCTCGACGGAGACGGTCCAGTCGTCGTCGATGTCGTCCATCTCCTCGGTCATCCCGCGGATGAGCTCGTTGACGTCACGGATGACAGCGAGCAGGCGCTCCTGCATCTCTTCGGGGCCTTCCTGCAGCTCCGAGATGAGGCGGTCGACCTTGTTGATGAACAGGGTCGGCTTGACGCCCTCACGGAGCGCCTGGCGCAGCACCGTCTCGGTCTGTGGCATGGCGCCCTCGACGGCGTCGACGACGACGAGCGCACCGTCGACCGCACGCATCGCGCGGGTCACGTCGCCACCGAAGTCGACGTGGCCCGGCGTGTCGATGAGGTTGATGAGGTGGTTCTGGTCCTCGTACTCGTGGGTCATCGAGACGTTCGCGGCGTCGATGGTGATCCCACGTTCCTGCTCGTCCTCCTCGGTGTCCATCGCGAGCTGTTCGCCCGCGGTGTCGTCGGAGATCATGCCGGCACCGGCCAGCAGGTTGTCAGTCAGCGTCGTCTTCCCGTGGTCGACGTGAGCAGCGATGGCGATGTTCCGGATGTACTCCGGGTCGTTCATCAGTGTCTCACATTCCTGAACGATTTTCTTACGTCGGCCCATTATACAGAAGAGTATCAACAGGAGGGTCAAAAGGATAGTGTTTCGCCACGACCGGACGGCTGATTCCGGCAGTTACGCGTGCTACTCTCACTCATTCGAGGTATTCCGTTCCGGCCTGATCGTTTCTTCCCGAGCGTGGAGAACGGAACGGCCGTGGATTAATGGTATCCCATCCCCTGTGAACGACACACATGGAACTACACGTACAGGGCGGGCCGGTCGAACCGTTTCTCGGCGCACAAGACCTCTTCTCGACGGAGTACGATCTCGACCGGCCAGTGACAGTCCGGGTCCGTGAGGACCCCGACGAACGAACGCGGGTGAGTCACAGCGAGGACGGCCATCTGTTGACGATCTCCCGGCAGGCCGCGACCAGCGCGATGGCCCGGGAACTCGCGCTCCACGAGTTCGCACACATGCACCACCACGAACGGGGCCACCCGTCACACACCCAGTCGACAGAGGAGGCGATCTACCTGGCGCTTGCGGGCCGGTCGGTCGAACAGCGGAAACTCACCCACTGCTACCAGATCGCCAACCACATGCGCGATGTCTACGCCGACGACGTCTGGATGGCGATGGCACCGGGCGACAAACTCGTCCCCTTCCTGGAGGCGAGTCTGGCCGCGGCAGTCGCGGACCGTCCGGCTGACCCCCCGGGCTGGGACCACGTGACCCCGACGACACCACGCGATCGCGGCCCGGACGAACCGACCGCCAGGTTGACGCCGGCCGCCGATCCCGAGATCACCGCGGTCAACGCCGCGTTCGCGCTCGCACTGTGTGAGCGCCACGACCTCGTCGACGACGACCACCGGTTATACGATCTCGCGCACGCGGCGGCCGCCGACGCCGAGGGCGTCAGCCTCGCGGAGTTCAAGCGCCATTTCGCTTCGCTGTCACCCGACCCCGACGCCTCCGAATTCCGGAAGGCACTGGTCGACGTGACCCGCGCGTACGCCACCAGCGGGACGAAGGCAGCCGACTGATCACGCGGTGACCAGCGGCGAGACCGCGAGTGCGACGGCGGCCGTGACCACCAGGTAATCGCCCCGCCCGAAAGCCATCGCCGGCGGCGTCGGGTTCCAGGCGAAACACCGGGCTCGAAGGGCGACAGAGAGGTGATCGGCACGCCCCAACGCTCGTGCGAGGCCGACGACGGCGATCCGGCGCGCCCGGTCGACGACGGAGCGCCGTTGCCCACCGCGTGCCCGGATCGCGTCCTGAACCGACAGGAGATCCCGCCGGAGCACGGGGAGAAACCGGAACGTGAGCGCGACGCCGACACCGAGCGCCTGGCCGAAGCGGCCGGGGACGTGTCGCTGGATGGCGGCCCGCGTCGCCCGAACCGGCGTCGTCCGGACGTAGGCTGCGCTGACGAACAGTACCAGGAGGACGCGGGTCACCGCGACTGTCGGCACCAGCGCGCGGTCGGGGGCCAGCCAGGGCGACCCGAGGACCACCGCGGCCGAGAGCGGCCCGAGCGCGAGGATAGCGACGACGAACCAGTAGTTCCGGAGCACCGTCAGCGGCGAGAGCCGTCCCGCCGTCAGCACGACCCCGGCGAGAACGGCCAGCCCGGCGAGCCGGGTCGGTGTCGGTCGGGCGAAGACGGCGACGGCGAACCCCACCTGGAAGGCGAGTTTCGACCGCGCGTCGAGCCGATGGGCCACCGTCGCACCCGGTTCGTAGGTCAGCATCCCGCGTCGACACCGAGCGGTTCCAGATCGGGCACGACCGTCTCGGGATCGCCGTCGGCGACGATCCGACCCTCGGACAGAGCGACGATCCGGTCCGCCCGCTCCCGGAGGTCCCGTAGATCGTGCGTGACGACGACGACGCTGGTCCCCTCGGCGGCGAGTTCGTCGAGTTTCGCGAGTACCGACCGCCGCGCCCGTAGGTCCAGGCCGGCGAAGGGTTCGTCCAGCACGAGATGGGTCGGTTCCATCGCCAGCGCTCCGGCGATCGCCACCCGGGCTTGCTGCCCGCCCGAGAGTGCGTCGATACGTGCCTCCTCGCGACCGGCCAGGTCGACGGCCGCCAGTGCCTCGGTGACCCGGCGGTCGATCTCTGCCCGCTCCAATCCTAGGTTCTCCGGGCCGAAGGCCACGTCGGCGCCGACGGTCGCAGCCACTAACTGATCGCGGGGGTGTTGGAACACCATCCCGACGCTCGTCCGTGCCGCGACCGGGTCCTCGGTCACGTCGACGCCGTCGACGGTGACGGTCCCCGAATCGGGTTCCAGCAGGGCGTTACAGTGGCGGACGAGCGTCGTCTTTCCGCTCCCGTTCGGGCCGACCAGCAGGAGAAACTCCCCGTCGGGGACGGTCAGCGAGACGCGGTCGAGAGCGACGGCGTCCCCGAACCGGTGGACGAGATCGGTGACGGAGATCATACGGCCTGTTGCCGGGCGAGCGCCCCACCCCGGACCAGCGCCAGCG
Above is a window of Haloarcula halophila DNA encoding:
- a CDS encoding elongation factor EF-2; amino-acid sequence: MGRRKKIVQECETLMNDPEYIRNIAIAAHVDHGKTTLTDNLLAGAGMISDDTAGEQLAMDTEEDEQERGITIDAANVSMTHEYEDQNHLINLIDTPGHVDFGGDVTRAMRAVDGALVVVDAVEGAMPQTETVLRQALREGVKPTLFINKVDRLISELQEGPEEMQERLLAVIRDVNELIRGMTEEMDDIDDDWTVSVEEGTVGFGSALYKWGVSMPSMQRTGMDFGEIMELERADKRQELHERTPLSDVVLDMVCEHFPNPVDAQPRRVPRIWRGDADSELADDMRLVNEDGEVVLMVTDIGVDPHAGEIAAGRVFSGTLEKGQELYVSGTAGKNRIQSVGIYMGGEREEVEHVPAGNIAAVTGLKDAIAGSTVSSIEMTPFESIEHISEPVITKSVEAQNMDDLPKLIETLQQVAKEDPTIQVEINEDTGEHLISGQGELHLEVIGQRIERNQGIPINTGEPIVVYREAPQSSSREVEGRSPNNHNRFYITIEPLNEDIVETIKLGEASMDMPELERREALQDAGMDKDTSQNVEHIHGTNVLIDDTKGIQHLNETMELVIEGLEEALDDGPLAAEPVQGSLIRLHDARLHEDAIHRGPAQVIPAVREAVHNALIDADIKLLEPIQQVRIDVPNDHMGAASGEIQGRRGRVDDMYQEGDLMVVEGVAPVDEMIGFSSDIRSATEGRASWNTENAGFQVMADNLQPDKITEIRTRKGMKTELPEAIDYF
- a CDS encoding amino acid-binding protein encodes the protein MSDSTDEVRSYTVRLELVDEPGELLRALGPIADNGGNLLSIFHERGNVTPRGHIPVEVDMEATPERFDGIVDALRDAGINVIQAGAERYSETLTVVLTGHLINTDLSDTLSRIQEHTDATVTDLSLSAPEGTEDATSSARIRLATEQNATESVMETIRDIAAEKELRVIEPLAAGGEL
- a CDS encoding energy-coupling factor ABC transporter ATP-binding protein; the encoded protein is MISVTDLVHRFGDAVALDRVSLTVPDGEFLLLVGPNGSGKTTLVRHCNALLEPDSGTVTVDGVDVTEDPVAARTSVGMVFQHPRDQLVAATVGADVAFGPENLGLERAEIDRRVTEALAAVDLAGREEARIDALSGGQQARVAIAGALAMEPTHLVLDEPFAGLDLRARRSVLAKLDELAAEGTSVVVVTHDLRDLRERADRIVALSEGRIVADGDPETVVPDLEPLGVDAGC
- a CDS encoding DUF5781 family protein; this encodes MELHVQGGPVEPFLGAQDLFSTEYDLDRPVTVRVREDPDERTRVSHSEDGHLLTISRQAATSAMARELALHEFAHMHHHERGHPSHTQSTEEAIYLALAGRSVEQRKLTHCYQIANHMRDVYADDVWMAMAPGDKLVPFLEASLAAAVADRPADPPGWDHVTPTTPRDRGPDEPTARLTPAADPEITAVNAAFALALCERHDLVDDDHRLYDLAHAAAADAEGVSLAEFKRHFASLSPDPDASEFRKALVDVTRAYATSGTKAAD
- a CDS encoding energy-coupling factor transporter transmembrane component T family protein, producing the protein MLTYEPGATVAHRLDARSKLAFQVGFAVAVFARPTPTRLAGLAVLAGVVLTAGRLSPLTVLRNYWFVVAILALGPLSAAVVLGSPWLAPDRALVPTVAVTRVLLVLFVSAAYVRTTPVRATRAAIQRHVPGRFGQALGVGVALTFRFLPVLRRDLLSVQDAIRARGGQRRSVVDRARRIAVVGLARALGRADHLSVALRARCFAWNPTPPAMAFGRGDYLVVTAAVALAVSPLVTA
- a CDS encoding homoserine dehydrogenase, coding for MRLAVMGAGAVGGSVVELAADYGHTVTAFSDSRSAAIDPDGLDTAAVLDRKATDGIVGDEAPEDALQAPYDVLVEATPTTLGDAEPGFGHLKTALQRDRHVVLANKGPVAERYADVRELEAESEGTVLFEATVGGAMPVLSTIDDFDPEHITAVRGVLNGTANFILSRMAAEGLGYEHVLAEAQDLGVAEADPTFDVDGTDAALKGVIVANVLADDGREYTLEDAEVEGIQDIAGSALELAQEEGRTIRLIAEVAEGEVRVGPRLVPENAPLAPSGTRNIVQLETEHAGRLNISGRGAGGPETASAVLADVGRLGQ